Proteins co-encoded in one Brassica rapa cultivar Chiifu-401-42 chromosome A02, CAAS_Brap_v3.01, whole genome shotgun sequence genomic window:
- the LOC103854915 gene encoding methylthioalkylmalate synthase 1, chloroplastic isoform X1, which translates to MNFIVHVLHLIAKQFAHYLLSSKPIKIFISLLRTYFIVMASSLLTSSGIIPTTGSNMVVRSFLPFGSVRLTRPYNNSSLLISCCSSVSKNAETSGTDLKTIVERWPEYIPNKLPDKNYVRVFDTTLRDGEQSPGAALTPPQKIEIARQLAKLRVDIMEVGFPVSSEEEFETIQTIAKTVGNEVDEETGYIPVICVIARSKERDIKAAWESVKYAKRPRIVIFTSTSDIHLKYKLKMTREEVVDMVASSIRFAKSLGFEDIEFGCEDGGRSDKDYICTVFEEAIKAGATTLACPDTVGINMPHEYGKLVRYIKANTPGIDDVIFSAHCHNDLGVATANTIAGICAGARQVEVTINGIGERSGNAPLEEVVMALKCRGAFVMGGVYTRIDTRQIMATSKMVQEYTGLYVQPHKPIVGANCFVHESGIHQDGILKNRSTYEIISPEDVGVVKSQNSGIVLGKLSGRHAVKGRLKELNVYFCSQLGYEISDEKLNEVFSRFRDLTKQKKRVTDDDLKALVTCGDEIFSSDKLNGTDDNEINSNGYVPAPQISSVV; encoded by the exons ATGAATTTTATTGTGCATGTTCTCCATCTCATTGCAAAACAATTTGCTCACTATCTTTTATCCTCCAAaccaatcaaaatatttatttctctcCTACGTACGTACTTCATAGTTATGGCATCGTCACTTCTGACATCTTCCGGAATTATCCCTACCACCGGTTCGAACATGGTTGTCCGGTCATTCTTACCCTTTGGATCTGTCCGCCTGACCCGTCCGTACAACAACTCGTCCTTGCTCATCTCATGTTGTTCCTCTGTGTCCAAAAACGCCGAGACTAGTGGTACTGACCTCAAAACTATCGTGGAACGGTGGCCGGAGTACATTCCGAACAAGCTCCCAGACAAGAACTATGTGCGTGTATTCGACACGACGCTCCGTGACGGCGAACAATCTCCCGGTGCAGCCCTTACTCCACCGCAGAAGATAGAGATTGCCCGGCAGCTCGCTAAACTCAGAGTAGACATCATGGAAGTTGGTTTTCCCGTGTCATCAGAGGAAGAGTTCGAAACCATCCAAACCATCGCCAAAACCGTGGGAAACGAG GTTGATGAGGAAACAGGTTATATCCCAGTGATATGCGTCATCGCACGAAGCAAAGAAAGAGATATAAAGGCGGCTTGGGAGTCAGTGAAGTACGCAAAGAGGCCGAGGATAGTCATATTCACTTCTACTAGTGACATTCACTTGAAATATAAGTTGAAAATGACTAGAGAAGAAGTCGTCGACATGGTCGCGAGTAGCATTAGGTTTGCTAAAAGTTTAGGCTTCGAAGACATCGAGTTTGGTTGCGAAGATGGCGGCAG GTCTGACAAGGATTATATATGCACGGTTTTTGAAGAAGCGATCAAAGCGGGTGCAACCACCCTGGCCTGCCCGGACACGGTGGGGATCAACATGCCGCACGAATACGGGAAACTTGTGAGATACATCAAAGCAAACACTCCTGGAATTGATGATGTTATCTTCAGCGCTCATTGTCACAATGACCTTGGTGTTGCTACCGCCAACACAATCGCC GGTATATGTGCGGGAGCACGACAAGTCGAAGTAACAATCAATGGAATAGGTGAAAGAAGTGGGAATGCACCGCTTGAAGAG GTCGTGATGGCTTTGAAATGTCGAGGAGCATTTGTGATGGGTGGTGTTTACACAAGAATAGACACACGCCAAATTATGGCTACCAGCAAGATG GTTCAAGAATATACTGGCTTGTATGTTCAGCCACATAAACCTATAGTTGGAGCCAACTGTTTTGTTCATGAGAGCGGCATTCACCAG GATGGGATATTGAAAAATCGGAGTACATATGAGATCATATCACCAGAAGATGTTGGAGTTGTAAAATCTCAAAATTCAGGCATTGTTCTTGGAAAGCTTAG TGGACGTCATGCAGTTAAAGGTCGTCTGAAAGAG ttGAATGTTTACTTCTGCTCTCAGTTGGGATATGAAATCAGTGATGAGAAATTGAACGAGGTTTTCTCACGGTTCAGAGATTTAACCAAGCAGAAAaag AGAGTCACAGATGATGATCTGAAGGCATTAGTAACGTGTGGTGATGAAATCTTCTCCTCAGATAAATTAAACGGCACTGACGACAACGAAATCAACAGTAACGGCTATGTACCGGCTCCTCAGATTTCGTCTGTGGTATGA
- the LOC103854915 gene encoding methylthioalkylmalate synthase 1, chloroplastic isoform X2 gives MNFIVHVLHLIAKQFAHYLLSSKPIKIFISLLRTYFIVMASSLLTSSGIIPTTGSNMVVRSFLPFGSVRLTRPYNNSSLLISCCSSVSKNAETSGTDLKTIVERWPEYIPNKLPDKNYVRVFDTTLRDGEQSPGAALTPPQKIEIARQLAKLRVDIMEVGFPVSSEEEFETIQTIAKTVGNEVDEETGYIPVICVIARSKERDIKAAWESVKYAKRPRIVIFTSTSDIHLKYKLKMTREEVVDMVASSIRFAKSLGFEDIEFGCEDGGRSDKDYICTVFEEAIKAGATTLACPDTVGINMPHEYGKLVRYIKANTPGIDDVIFSAHCHNDLGVATANTIAGICAGARQVEVTINGIGERSGNAPLEEVVMALKCRGAFVMGGVYTRIDTRQIMATSKMVQEYTGLYVQPHKPIVGANCFVHESGIHQDGILKNRSTYEIISPEDVGVVKSQNSGIVLGKLSGRHAVKGRLKELGYEISDEKLNEVFSRFRDLTKQKKRVTDDDLKALVTCGDEIFSSDKLNGTDDNEINSNGYVPAPQISSVV, from the exons ATGAATTTTATTGTGCATGTTCTCCATCTCATTGCAAAACAATTTGCTCACTATCTTTTATCCTCCAAaccaatcaaaatatttatttctctcCTACGTACGTACTTCATAGTTATGGCATCGTCACTTCTGACATCTTCCGGAATTATCCCTACCACCGGTTCGAACATGGTTGTCCGGTCATTCTTACCCTTTGGATCTGTCCGCCTGACCCGTCCGTACAACAACTCGTCCTTGCTCATCTCATGTTGTTCCTCTGTGTCCAAAAACGCCGAGACTAGTGGTACTGACCTCAAAACTATCGTGGAACGGTGGCCGGAGTACATTCCGAACAAGCTCCCAGACAAGAACTATGTGCGTGTATTCGACACGACGCTCCGTGACGGCGAACAATCTCCCGGTGCAGCCCTTACTCCACCGCAGAAGATAGAGATTGCCCGGCAGCTCGCTAAACTCAGAGTAGACATCATGGAAGTTGGTTTTCCCGTGTCATCAGAGGAAGAGTTCGAAACCATCCAAACCATCGCCAAAACCGTGGGAAACGAG GTTGATGAGGAAACAGGTTATATCCCAGTGATATGCGTCATCGCACGAAGCAAAGAAAGAGATATAAAGGCGGCTTGGGAGTCAGTGAAGTACGCAAAGAGGCCGAGGATAGTCATATTCACTTCTACTAGTGACATTCACTTGAAATATAAGTTGAAAATGACTAGAGAAGAAGTCGTCGACATGGTCGCGAGTAGCATTAGGTTTGCTAAAAGTTTAGGCTTCGAAGACATCGAGTTTGGTTGCGAAGATGGCGGCAG GTCTGACAAGGATTATATATGCACGGTTTTTGAAGAAGCGATCAAAGCGGGTGCAACCACCCTGGCCTGCCCGGACACGGTGGGGATCAACATGCCGCACGAATACGGGAAACTTGTGAGATACATCAAAGCAAACACTCCTGGAATTGATGATGTTATCTTCAGCGCTCATTGTCACAATGACCTTGGTGTTGCTACCGCCAACACAATCGCC GGTATATGTGCGGGAGCACGACAAGTCGAAGTAACAATCAATGGAATAGGTGAAAGAAGTGGGAATGCACCGCTTGAAGAG GTCGTGATGGCTTTGAAATGTCGAGGAGCATTTGTGATGGGTGGTGTTTACACAAGAATAGACACACGCCAAATTATGGCTACCAGCAAGATG GTTCAAGAATATACTGGCTTGTATGTTCAGCCACATAAACCTATAGTTGGAGCCAACTGTTTTGTTCATGAGAGCGGCATTCACCAG GATGGGATATTGAAAAATCGGAGTACATATGAGATCATATCACCAGAAGATGTTGGAGTTGTAAAATCTCAAAATTCAGGCATTGTTCTTGGAAAGCTTAG TGGACGTCATGCAGTTAAAGGTCGTCTGAAAGAG TTGGGATATGAAATCAGTGATGAGAAATTGAACGAGGTTTTCTCACGGTTCAGAGATTTAACCAAGCAGAAAaag AGAGTCACAGATGATGATCTGAAGGCATTAGTAACGTGTGGTGATGAAATCTTCTCCTCAGATAAATTAAACGGCACTGACGACAACGAAATCAACAGTAACGGCTATGTACCGGCTCCTCAGATTTCGTCTGTGGTATGA